A DNA window from Massilia putida contains the following coding sequences:
- a CDS encoding proline--tRNA ligase, with translation MRASRFFISTLKEAPSDAEIVSHKLMMRAGMIKRLGSGIYTYMPLGLRVIRKVEGIIREEMNKAGAIELLMPLVQPAELWQETGRWDKMGPELLRLKDRHGRDFALQPTSEEVITDVVRTEVKSYRQLPLNFYHIQTKFRDERRPRFGLMRGREFTMKDAYSFDRDVEGMQKSYQTMFDAYVNTFTRFGLKFRAVAADNGAIGGTGSHEFHVIASTGEDALVYCPTSDYAANMEAAEAMPLIAQRGAATQPMTKVLTPNSTKCEQVAKLLGIELTRNVKAIALTAEKEVDGQVTKENWLLLLRADHDLNEVKVSKVPGLRDFRFATEAEILDAYGTVPGYLGPVGPKQPVNIVADRTVANMSDFVCGANEAEYHLTGVNWGRDLPEPVVADLRNVVEGDASPDGKGVLAIERGIEVGHVFQLGTAYSAAMNCVYLDEKGQPVPMQMGCYGIGVTRIVGAAIEQNFDDKGIIWPDAIAPFELVLCPMGYDRSDLVKTETDRLYAELEAAGVDVIVDDRGLRPGAMFADWELVGVPHRVVIGERGLKEGNLEYQGRRDLDATAVPAADMVGFVKAKLGK, from the coding sequence ATGCGCGCCTCACGATTTTTTATTTCAACGCTCAAAGAAGCGCCCTCCGACGCCGAGATCGTCAGTCATAAACTGATGATGCGCGCAGGGATGATCAAGCGACTTGGCTCCGGCATCTATACCTATATGCCGCTGGGCCTGCGCGTCATCCGCAAGGTCGAGGGCATCATTCGCGAAGAAATGAACAAGGCAGGCGCGATCGAACTCCTGATGCCACTCGTGCAGCCGGCCGAACTGTGGCAAGAGACAGGCCGCTGGGACAAGATGGGGCCGGAACTGCTGCGCCTCAAGGACCGCCACGGCCGCGACTTCGCGCTGCAGCCGACGTCGGAAGAAGTGATCACCGACGTCGTGCGCACCGAAGTCAAATCGTACCGCCAGCTGCCGTTGAATTTTTATCACATCCAGACGAAATTCCGCGACGAGCGCCGTCCCCGCTTCGGCTTGATGCGCGGCCGCGAGTTCACGATGAAGGACGCGTACTCGTTCGACCGCGACGTCGAAGGCATGCAGAAGTCTTACCAGACGATGTTCGACGCCTACGTGAACACCTTCACCCGCTTCGGCCTGAAGTTCCGCGCCGTGGCGGCCGACAACGGCGCGATCGGCGGTACCGGCTCGCACGAATTCCACGTGATCGCCAGCACCGGCGAAGACGCGCTCGTCTACTGCCCGACATCGGACTACGCCGCCAACATGGAAGCGGCCGAGGCAATGCCGCTGATCGCCCAGCGCGGCGCGGCCACGCAGCCGATGACGAAGGTGTTGACGCCGAACTCGACGAAATGCGAGCAGGTCGCCAAGCTGCTCGGCATCGAACTCACGCGCAACGTGAAGGCGATCGCCCTGACGGCCGAGAAAGAAGTCGACGGCCAGGTCACGAAAGAAAACTGGTTGCTGCTGCTGCGCGCCGACCATGACCTGAACGAAGTCAAGGTCTCGAAAGTGCCGGGCCTGAGAGACTTCCGCTTCGCCACCGAGGCGGAAATCCTGGACGCCTACGGCACCGTGCCGGGCTACCTCGGTCCGGTGGGCCCGAAGCAGCCGGTCAACATCGTGGCCGACCGCACCGTCGCCAATATGTCGGACTTCGTGTGCGGCGCCAACGAGGCCGAATACCACCTGACGGGCGTCAACTGGGGCCGCGACCTGCCGGAACCCGTCGTCGCCGACCTGCGCAACGTGGTCGAAGGCGACGCCTCGCCGGACGGCAAGGGCGTGCTCGCGATCGAGCGCGGCATCGAAGTGGGCCACGTGTTCCAGCTCGGCACGGCGTACTCCGCCGCGATGAACTGCGTCTACCTGGACGAGAAGGGCCAGCCGGTCCCGATGCAAATGGGCTGCTACGGCATCGGCGTGACCCGCATCGTGGGCGCCGCCATCGAGCAGAATTTCGACGACAAGGGCATCATCTGGCCGGACGCCATCGCGCCGTTCGAACTGGTGCTGTGCCCGATGGGCTATGACCGCAGCGATCTGGTGAAGACCGAAACCGATCGCCTGTATGCCGAGCTCGAAGCGGCCGGTGTCGACGTCATCGTCGACGACCGCGGCCTGCGTCCGGGCGCGATGTTCGCCGACTGGGAACTGGTCGGCGTGCCGCACCGTGTCGTGATCGGCGAGCGCGGCCTCAAGGAAGGCAACCTGGAATACCAGGGCCGCCGCGATCTTGATGCCACCGCCGTCCCGGCGGCCGACATGGTCGGCTTCGTCAAGGCCAAGCTGGGCAAGTGA